In Paraburkholderia aromaticivorans, a single window of DNA contains:
- a CDS encoding MarR family winged helix-turn-helix transcriptional regulator, giving the protein MASLNELRFTICTVLVPAAVNWRRISDAVLMRYGLSGATAAPLLMIASLGDGIHLVTVAEHLGLGTSALVRTLDRLCAAGLVDRTSDEADHRAKVLFLTHKGVETAEAARNALIVLEADTFIGCSRAELEAAMRVLEAAAGMGRGSGEAG; this is encoded by the coding sequence ATGGCGAGTCTGAACGAACTGCGTTTCACGATTTGCACCGTGCTGGTGCCGGCAGCTGTGAACTGGCGCCGGATCAGCGACGCGGTACTTATGCGGTACGGACTGTCTGGCGCCACAGCGGCGCCCCTGCTGATGATCGCCAGTCTGGGCGACGGCATCCATCTGGTTACGGTTGCCGAACATCTGGGGCTTGGAACGTCGGCGCTCGTCCGTACGCTTGATCGGCTCTGCGCAGCGGGCCTGGTCGACCGGACCTCTGATGAAGCCGACCATCGGGCGAAAGTTCTATTTCTGACCCACAAGGGTGTCGAGACGGCTGAGGCGGCCAGGAATGCGCTGATCGTGCTGGAAGCCGACACCTTCATCGGTTGCAGCCGGGCGGAGCTTGAAGCCGCGATGCGCGTCCTGGAGGCGGCTGCCGGAATGGGGCGTGGGTCTGGCGAAGCGGGGTGA
- a CDS encoding efflux RND transporter periplasmic adaptor subunit — translation MRKSLFSFAQILLTVIVVLVAAAVLWHVVSYYMFSPWTRDGRVRADVVQVAPDVSGLITSVTVTDNEPVTHGQVLFVIDQARYALALQEAKATAGQRDATLAQARREYGRNRNLGELVAHETLEESLTKMQQAQASLDEAHVAIGVAQLNLDRTVIVSPVDGYLNDRAPRLGEFVTAGRPVLSVVDTTSFHVDGYFEETKLRHIGLGQKATIELMGETIVLHGHVRSIAAGIEDRDRDQGRNLLPDVNPAFSWVRLAQRIPVSIALDDVPAGFLMIAGRTATVSIDQPDDRAHGDGR, via the coding sequence ATGAGGAAATCCCTGTTCTCCTTCGCGCAGATCCTGCTGACCGTGATCGTGGTGCTGGTCGCGGCAGCGGTGCTATGGCACGTGGTCAGCTACTACATGTTTTCACCATGGACGCGTGACGGCCGCGTTCGTGCGGACGTCGTGCAGGTGGCGCCGGACGTGTCGGGGCTGATCACCAGCGTGACCGTTACCGACAATGAGCCTGTCACGCATGGGCAGGTGCTGTTCGTCATCGATCAGGCGCGCTACGCATTGGCGCTGCAGGAAGCGAAGGCAACTGCCGGGCAACGCGACGCCACCCTCGCGCAGGCGCGGCGTGAATATGGGCGCAACCGTAACCTTGGCGAACTGGTGGCTCACGAGACGCTCGAAGAAAGTCTGACAAAAATGCAGCAGGCGCAGGCTTCACTCGATGAAGCCCATGTTGCGATCGGCGTGGCCCAGCTGAACCTGGACCGTACCGTGATCGTCAGTCCGGTGGATGGATATCTGAATGACCGGGCGCCACGCCTGGGTGAATTCGTGACGGCGGGGCGCCCGGTACTATCGGTGGTCGATACCACGTCATTTCACGTGGACGGTTATTTTGAGGAAACCAAGCTTCGTCACATCGGGCTCGGGCAAAAGGCCACCATCGAGCTGATGGGTGAGACCATTGTCCTGCATGGTCACGTGCGCAGCATCGCGGCGGGTATTGAAGACCGCGACCGCGACCAGGGCCGCAACCTGTTGCCCGATGTGAATCCCGCATTCAGCTGGGTGCGTCTCGCGCAGCGCATTCCGGTCAGCATCGCGCTCGATGATGTGCCGGCTGGCTTTCTCATGATTGCCGGCCGGACGGCCACCGTATCGATTGACCAGCCAGACGATCGAGCCCATGGCGACGGGCGATGA
- a CDS encoding c-type cytochrome, with protein MNTLIGVLALALAAIFCTPAMASTGDKPPAWAYPVNPPDFKPRAEDGVLRHVPDSRAAYSVTQLSDRFIAPVWHPEDHPSMPPIVARGRKPQVYACGMCHRESGSGGPESASLAGLPADYIVQQLADFRSGARKSAVPKRNVDLMVALSRPITEAEVNEAAAYFSALKPRPNIKVIETATVPKTHVAGMFLVASRNGETEPIGHRIIEVPVHPEQFENRDPRAQFIAYVPPGSIEKGERLVRTGAAGKTQQCASCHGQNLKGVGNIPSIAGRSPSYIVRQLYDIQSHARTGPAVQPMNGPVADLTADDMASIAAYLASLKP; from the coding sequence ATGAACACGCTCATCGGGGTACTGGCGCTAGCGCTGGCAGCCATTTTCTGTACGCCCGCAATGGCGTCGACAGGAGACAAGCCACCGGCCTGGGCTTACCCGGTGAATCCACCGGATTTCAAGCCGCGCGCCGAGGACGGCGTCCTGAGACACGTGCCCGATAGCAGGGCCGCATATTCGGTTACTCAACTGAGTGACCGGTTCATTGCGCCGGTCTGGCACCCCGAGGATCACCCGTCCATGCCGCCGATCGTTGCACGGGGTAGAAAGCCCCAGGTCTACGCCTGCGGCATGTGTCATCGTGAGAGCGGCTCAGGCGGTCCGGAAAGCGCCAGCCTTGCCGGGCTACCTGCGGATTACATCGTCCAGCAACTGGCGGATTTCAGGAGTGGCGCGAGAAAAAGTGCGGTGCCGAAAAGAAACGTCGATCTTATGGTGGCGCTCTCGAGACCTATCACCGAAGCAGAGGTGAACGAGGCTGCGGCCTATTTTTCGGCATTGAAGCCGAGGCCGAACATCAAGGTTATCGAGACCGCAACGGTTCCGAAGACCCATGTCGCCGGCATGTTCCTCGTCGCATCCCGAAACGGCGAGACCGAGCCGATCGGCCACCGCATCATCGAGGTGCCCGTACATCCCGAGCAGTTTGAAAATCGGGATCCGCGCGCACAGTTCATCGCGTACGTGCCGCCCGGTAGTATTGAAAAAGGCGAACGCCTGGTCAGAACCGGGGCAGCCGGCAAGACCCAGCAATGCGCGAGCTGTCATGGCCAGAATCTGAAAGGCGTCGGTAACATACCGTCGATCGCGGGCCGTTCACCTAGCTATATCGTGCGCCAGCTCTATGACATCCAGAGCCACGCACGCACCGGCCCAGCAGTGCAACCGATGAACGGGCCGGTGGCCGACCTGACCGCCGACGACATGGCGTCGATCGCCGCGTATCTCGCTTCCCTCAAGCCGTGA
- the tnpA gene encoding IS200/IS605 family transposase encodes MTPDHDIRRGRHCVFLMHVHLVFVTKYRRGVFTKQILDHMRGLFASVCTDFEAELVEFDGEDDHVHLLVNYPPKVSVSALVNSLKGVSSRVIRKKNYPSIRHKLWGGALWSPSYFAGSCGGAPIEIIRQYIEQQQTPH; translated from the coding sequence ATGACTCCTGACCACGATATTCGACGCGGCCGCCACTGCGTATTCTTGATGCATGTCCATTTGGTCTTTGTGACAAAGTATAGGCGTGGCGTCTTCACGAAACAGATCCTGGACCATATGCGCGGACTCTTCGCGAGCGTGTGCACGGATTTTGAGGCGGAGCTCGTTGAGTTCGACGGCGAGGATGATCACGTACACCTGCTGGTGAACTATCCGCCCAAGGTATCGGTGTCCGCGTTGGTGAACAGCCTGAAAGGCGTTTCCAGTCGCGTGATACGCAAGAAAAACTACCCCAGCATCCGGCACAAACTGTGGGGCGGTGCGCTATGGTCGCCGTCCTACTTCGCCGGAAGCTGTGGCGGCGCGCCCATTGAGATCATCCGCCAGTACATTGAACAACAGCAAACGCCACACTAA
- a CDS encoding DUF6429 family protein, which produces MNINTDAIDEVTLALLYLTLHDHYRAWKGVDWDVLNRLYEKGFICDPVNKTKSVVFTEEGLRESERLFKQHFVIPDRTNN; this is translated from the coding sequence ATGAACATCAATACCGACGCGATCGACGAAGTCACCCTGGCGCTTCTCTACCTGACCCTGCACGATCATTACCGCGCGTGGAAGGGCGTCGACTGGGACGTGCTGAATCGCCTTTACGAAAAGGGCTTCATCTGCGACCCGGTCAACAAGACGAAGTCGGTGGTCTTTACCGAGGAAGGGTTACGTGAGTCCGAGCGGCTATTCAAGCAGCATTTCGTTATCCCGGACCGCACAAACAACTAA
- a CDS encoding efflux transporter outer membrane subunit, giving the protein MKNQHPLTTLSALSALFALCVAACAPVGPNYRLPAAAALNTPDAQGQLTGAHGSGISDAPVPAAWWHLYDDPVLNDLVTSALRSNTDLRVAAANLARSRAEVSEAQAAIGFGGSASASVQRAQVSGEAFLLTEKVPVTNIGDFGISVSYQFDLFGTLRRGIEAARAEDESVEAAADVARITIVADVARAYIESCSAADDANIARHSLALQQQSTRLTERLRLAGRGNQPDVTRSQTQVQTVSAEIPRFEARQQAAQYRLAMLLAIAPEALPAAVRACDRTPRIRRSLPVGDGAALLKRRPDIREAERRLAAATARIGVATGELYPSVSFGASAGLTGAMADLGSPATQRWGFGPLISWNFPAHGARQRVQEAQAGAQAELARFDGVVLNALRETRTTLSTYAADLTRLRSLEGARTSAARSANETHRLYIAGRDSFLSDLDASRTLTTVEAQVAEAEGLVAGDQVNLFLALGGGWNRDSEVSATKSAGPR; this is encoded by the coding sequence ATGAAAAACCAGCATCCCCTGACTACACTATCGGCGCTCTCCGCGTTGTTTGCACTATGCGTGGCAGCCTGTGCGCCGGTCGGCCCCAACTACCGGCTGCCTGCTGCCGCCGCGCTCAATACGCCGGACGCGCAAGGACAACTGACCGGCGCGCATGGCAGCGGGATCTCCGACGCGCCGGTGCCGGCCGCGTGGTGGCATCTGTACGACGATCCCGTGCTGAACGACCTGGTCACCTCGGCGTTGCGCTCGAATACGGATCTGCGTGTCGCCGCAGCGAATCTCGCGCGCTCACGGGCGGAAGTGAGTGAGGCACAGGCGGCGATCGGCTTCGGCGGTAGCGCGTCCGCATCGGTCCAGCGCGCCCAGGTATCGGGGGAAGCTTTCCTGCTGACGGAGAAAGTACCGGTGACGAACATCGGCGACTTCGGGATATCCGTCTCCTACCAGTTCGACCTGTTCGGTACGTTGCGGCGCGGCATTGAAGCCGCGCGTGCGGAAGACGAAAGCGTCGAGGCGGCGGCGGACGTGGCGCGCATCACGATCGTCGCCGATGTCGCGCGTGCCTACATAGAAAGCTGTTCGGCCGCGGATGATGCGAACATCGCCCGCCACTCGCTAGCGTTGCAGCAACAGAGCACACGATTGACGGAAAGGCTGCGGCTCGCGGGTCGCGGCAACCAGCCGGATGTCACGCGTTCGCAGACGCAGGTTCAGACGGTGAGCGCGGAGATTCCACGTTTTGAGGCACGCCAGCAGGCGGCACAGTACCGTCTGGCGATGTTATTGGCCATTGCGCCAGAAGCGCTACCCGCGGCTGTGCGGGCGTGTGACAGGACACCACGGATTCGCCGGAGCCTGCCCGTGGGTGACGGCGCTGCCCTGCTGAAACGGCGACCCGACATACGTGAGGCCGAACGGCGGCTCGCTGCCGCCACGGCACGCATCGGTGTTGCCACCGGCGAACTCTATCCTTCTGTCAGCTTTGGCGCATCGGCCGGACTGACCGGGGCTATGGCAGATCTTGGTTCGCCGGCTACGCAGCGCTGGGGCTTCGGACCGTTGATCAGCTGGAACTTTCCGGCCCACGGCGCGCGCCAACGCGTGCAGGAAGCGCAGGCGGGCGCCCAGGCGGAACTCGCCCGCTTCGACGGCGTGGTGCTGAACGCGCTGCGCGAGACCCGCACGACCCTGTCCACCTATGCTGCAGACCTCACGCGCCTGCGGTCCCTCGAGGGCGCTCGCACCTCCGCGGCCCGCTCGGCCAACGAAACCCATCGGCTTTATATTGCAGGGCGCGATTCGTTTCTGTCGGACCTCGACGCTTCCCGCACATTGACTACCGTCGAAGCGCAGGTCGCGGAGGCGGAAGGTTTGGTGGCTGGGGACCAGGTCAATCTCTTTCTGGCTCTGGGGGGCGGATGGAACCGCGACAGTGAGGTGTCTGCGACGAAAAGCGCTGGCCCGCGTTGA
- a CDS encoding DUF1656 domain-containing protein, with the protein MFKDIDIVGVFVPAVAGLMFVSWCVFIVLRRVLVRTGFYRLVWHRSLLDLGLYVMVLGAVVSASRWVGK; encoded by the coding sequence GTGTTCAAGGATATCGATATCGTCGGTGTATTCGTGCCTGCGGTGGCAGGATTGATGTTCGTTTCCTGGTGCGTCTTTATCGTGCTGCGCAGGGTGCTTGTCCGAACCGGCTTTTACCGGCTCGTATGGCACCGTTCGCTGCTCGACCTGGGCCTGTACGTGATGGTGCTTGGCGCGGTTGTATCCGCGTCCCGATGGGTCGGGAAATGA
- a CDS encoding porin, with protein sequence MSSIQSRIKVIGAMLAVSAALPVFAQSSVTLYGVVDDAITYVNNQLGHSNVYLRQGNLYSSRFGFRGSEDLGGGLAAIFDLQEGFDPNSGAQSSSGLAFNRQAFVGLQDRQFGTLTFGRQYTPYYQFVGPLGPVAYLTGATGAHPGDLDGLDTTIRANSSAVYTSPTFYGFRISGMYGFGGVPGSWQSGSTISAAGRYDAGPLAVGVGYLLMHNTGATGGLSPNASASYGVSAINSGYVSASSVQHIAAAANYTLGSMLFGLNYSNVQFHPGNNSLFTDTAVFNTYGAVVRYAVGQVFDVAGGYSYTRASSANGIDDPAKYHQVSLKEAYHLSKRTTVYALQVWQHASGRTLAAAGAGIIDARPAVGDLENATPSSTANQIAVLLGLAVSF encoded by the coding sequence ATGAGTTCGATACAGTCGCGCATCAAGGTCATCGGTGCAATGCTGGCAGTGTCAGCAGCATTGCCCGTGTTTGCACAAAGCAGCGTGACGCTGTATGGCGTGGTCGACGACGCCATTACCTACGTGAATAACCAGCTGGGTCATTCCAACGTGTATCTGCGGCAGGGCAACCTGTATTCGTCGCGCTTCGGCTTTCGAGGGTCCGAGGACCTGGGCGGAGGGCTCGCTGCGATCTTCGATCTGCAGGAAGGATTTGATCCGAACAGTGGCGCTCAGTCGTCTTCGGGGCTCGCCTTCAACCGCCAGGCTTTTGTCGGCCTGCAGGACAGACAGTTCGGCACACTGACGTTCGGCCGCCAGTACACACCGTACTACCAGTTTGTGGGGCCGCTCGGACCGGTTGCCTATCTGACAGGCGCGACCGGGGCGCATCCCGGGGATCTGGACGGACTGGACACGACCATACGGGCGAACAGTTCAGCGGTGTACACGTCGCCGACCTTCTACGGTTTCAGGATCAGCGGCATGTACGGATTCGGAGGGGTGCCCGGCAGCTGGCAAAGCGGCAGCACCATCAGCGCAGCGGGCCGTTATGATGCGGGACCGCTTGCTGTCGGGGTTGGCTACCTGTTGATGCATAACACCGGGGCAACGGGCGGCCTGTCACCTAACGCAAGCGCATCATATGGCGTCTCCGCGATCAACTCCGGCTACGTGTCGGCCAGTTCGGTGCAACATATCGCTGCGGCAGCCAATTACACGCTCGGCAGCATGTTGTTCGGTCTGAATTATTCGAATGTGCAGTTCCACCCGGGTAACAACTCGTTGTTCACCGACACGGCCGTGTTTAATACCTACGGAGCGGTAGTCCGCTATGCCGTCGGCCAGGTGTTCGACGTCGCAGGAGGCTACAGCTACACGCGCGCGTCGTCGGCGAACGGTATCGATGATCCGGCGAAGTACCATCAGGTGTCGCTCAAGGAAGCGTATCACCTCTCCAAGCGCACCACAGTCTACGCGTTGCAAGTCTGGCAGCATGCCAGCGGACGTACGTTGGCGGCCGCCGGAGCCGGCATTATCGATGCGCGGCCCGCTGTTGGCGACCTCGAGAATGCGACGCCTTCGTCGACGGCGAACCAGATTGCGGTGCTACTTGGTTTAGCGGTCAGCTTCTAG
- a CDS encoding FUSC family protein — MNWPSGRDWLFSLKTFGAATVALYLAFFFALPRPYWAMSSVYIVSSPLLGATRSKALYRAAGTLLGATAAVAFVPPFVQTPLLFSLIASIWTGTLLFLGISDRTARAYVFLLAGYSLPLIALPTIATPERIFDVAVARSEEILLGILCASVFSGSLFPSRIAPVLAENTTGWFRDAAATARAYLMGQPTGKDVSARRQRLAATVNGLEVTLSQLTYDDVSPVVLENARALRGRMAVLLPVSSALVDPILALRGLPQAWSPQLDALIARTGAWIGTWEEGLSGATADELRAELVRLEPPVDSLAQWSPALQSVILWRLRQLIDLWQDCCTLRQTWADPRAPAWQPRFLHWRLGGSTPYFDRGLMVFQAGSAVLAIFFACALWILSGWQYGAGMVSMVAVACSLFASLDEPAPKVFGMFAWTSVSVVIAGVYLFAILPLVHDFPMLILLLAIPFVSAGTLMAQPRFNAAAMTIAINVASFVSLQDAYDADFLTFMNGNIAGPIGLFLAYQWMRVTRPFGAEMSVRRLTVSGWSDVAAAASPAADLHPRELASRMLDRTMQLQPRVAAAEDNQRPSVDSFRELRAGLNALDLRVHLGRMRADGMQLVEDVLEGLHAHFVNCVQARRRVPVPETLLPRIEAAFAYAASPDIARYSRDPVHFLVGLKLSLFPARFVSVIAAASASRST, encoded by the coding sequence ATGAACTGGCCATCGGGTCGCGACTGGCTGTTTTCCTTGAAGACCTTTGGTGCTGCGACCGTCGCGCTGTACCTCGCGTTCTTTTTTGCGTTGCCTCGCCCGTACTGGGCGATGTCCAGCGTCTATATCGTCTCGAGTCCGCTGCTGGGGGCGACCCGCTCGAAGGCGTTGTACCGCGCGGCTGGCACGTTGCTGGGCGCCACCGCCGCCGTGGCGTTCGTGCCACCTTTTGTACAGACGCCGCTGCTTTTCAGCCTGATCGCGTCTATCTGGACCGGCACTCTGCTGTTTCTCGGCATATCGGATCGCACCGCGCGGGCCTACGTCTTTCTGCTCGCGGGCTACTCGTTGCCGCTGATTGCGCTTCCCACCATCGCGACGCCCGAGCGCATTTTCGATGTGGCTGTCGCGCGCAGCGAAGAAATCCTGCTGGGCATCCTGTGCGCCAGTGTGTTTAGCGGGTCGTTATTTCCAAGCAGGATTGCGCCGGTGCTCGCGGAAAACACCACCGGGTGGTTCCGGGACGCGGCTGCCACCGCGCGGGCCTATCTGATGGGGCAGCCTACCGGCAAAGATGTGTCCGCCCGAAGGCAACGGCTGGCCGCAACGGTCAACGGCCTCGAGGTGACACTGAGCCAGCTCACCTACGACGACGTGTCGCCTGTCGTGCTGGAAAACGCCCGGGCATTGCGGGGGAGAATGGCCGTGCTGTTGCCCGTCAGTTCCGCACTGGTGGATCCGATCCTCGCGCTACGTGGCTTGCCGCAGGCCTGGAGCCCACAGCTCGATGCGCTGATCGCGCGGACTGGCGCATGGATCGGGACTTGGGAAGAGGGGCTGTCGGGTGCGACAGCCGACGAACTGCGCGCGGAACTGGTCCGGCTCGAGCCGCCGGTCGATTCGCTGGCGCAATGGTCCCCCGCGCTGCAGTCAGTCATTCTCTGGCGCCTTCGGCAGTTGATCGACCTTTGGCAGGACTGCTGCACCCTGCGGCAGACGTGGGCCGATCCACGCGCGCCGGCCTGGCAGCCGCGTTTTCTACACTGGCGTCTGGGCGGTTCCACGCCGTATTTCGATCGTGGCCTGATGGTTTTCCAGGCGGGCTCTGCCGTGCTCGCCATCTTCTTTGCCTGCGCGCTGTGGATCCTGTCCGGCTGGCAGTACGGCGCAGGGATGGTGTCGATGGTGGCCGTCGCGTGCAGTCTCTTTGCTTCGCTCGATGAGCCTGCGCCAAAGGTCTTCGGCATGTTTGCCTGGACCTCGGTGAGCGTCGTGATTGCCGGTGTCTATCTATTCGCGATCCTGCCGCTCGTGCATGATTTCCCGATGCTGATCCTGCTGCTGGCCATCCCGTTTGTCAGCGCTGGCACGTTGATGGCGCAGCCGCGGTTCAATGCGGCAGCCATGACCATTGCGATCAATGTCGCTTCGTTCGTGAGCCTTCAGGATGCGTACGACGCCGACTTTCTGACTTTCATGAACGGCAATATTGCCGGACCGATAGGTCTTTTCCTGGCGTATCAGTGGATGCGTGTGACGCGTCCGTTCGGCGCAGAGATGTCAGTGAGACGCCTGACCGTTTCAGGCTGGTCGGATGTGGCGGCGGCAGCCTCCCCCGCCGCGGATTTGCACCCTCGGGAACTCGCCTCAAGGATGCTGGACCGGACCATGCAGTTGCAGCCGCGTGTTGCGGCCGCGGAAGACAATCAACGCCCTTCGGTGGATAGCTTTCGCGAACTGCGAGCCGGCCTCAATGCACTCGATCTGCGCGTGCATCTCGGCCGCATGCGCGCCGACGGCATGCAGCTCGTCGAGGACGTGCTCGAAGGCCTGCACGCCCACTTTGTGAACTGTGTGCAGGCCCGTAGGCGTGTGCCGGTTCCTGAGACCTTGCTGCCCAGGATCGAAGCGGCGTTTGCCTATGCAGCTTCGCCTGACATCGCCCGTTATTCGCGTGATCCGGTGCATTTCCTGGTCGGTCTGAAACTGTCGCTGTTTCCGGCCCGTTTCGTCTCCGTAATCGCGGCGGCGTCCGCGTCACGGTCTACCTAG
- a CDS encoding RNA-guided endonuclease InsQ/TnpB family protein, with product MERLQAYKFELIPTGEQTRKMRRFAGACRFVYNKALALQQERYAAGEKKLGYPGLCKLLTGWRNSAQTPWLADAPAHPSQQALKDLERAYTNFFEKRAAFPRFKRKGIGDSFRFPDPKQVKLEQGNSRLFLPKLGYIRYRKSRSVLGEVRNVTVSQSGGKWFASIQTQREVDVPLPTATSAIGIDVGIARFATLSDGSHVAALNSFRKHEQRLARYQRHMARKKKFSRNWKKTKARVQKIHTDIANARKDFLHKASATISKNHALVCIEDLQVLNLGKSARGSIEAPGKKVRAKAGLNKSIPDQGWREFRRQPEYKTAWSGGLLLAVPAHNTSRTCPCCAHVARENRKTQARFACVSCGYGNHADVVGAINILERGQRSLACADSSPEVRASWQEPAEATT from the coding sequence ATGGAACGCCTGCAAGCCTACAAATTCGAACTGATTCCCACCGGCGAGCAGACGCGCAAGATGCGCCGCTTCGCCGGCGCGTGCCGGTTCGTCTATAACAAGGCGTTGGCGTTGCAGCAGGAGCGCTATGCGGCCGGCGAGAAGAAGCTCGGCTATCCTGGCCTGTGCAAGCTGCTCACCGGGTGGCGCAACAGCGCGCAAACGCCCTGGCTTGCCGATGCGCCCGCGCATCCATCGCAGCAGGCGCTAAAAGATCTCGAGCGCGCCTATACGAATTTCTTCGAGAAGCGGGCAGCCTTTCCGCGTTTCAAGCGCAAGGGCATCGGGGATAGCTTCCGGTTCCCGGACCCGAAACAGGTCAAACTCGAGCAGGGCAACAGCCGTCTGTTTCTGCCAAAGCTCGGCTACATCCGCTACCGCAAGAGTCGGTCCGTGCTCGGCGAGGTGCGCAATGTCACGGTCAGCCAGTCTGGCGGGAAGTGGTTCGCCAGCATCCAGACGCAGCGCGAAGTCGACGTACCATTGCCGACTGCCACAAGCGCGATCGGCATAGACGTCGGAATCGCACGCTTCGCCACGTTGAGCGATGGCTCGCACGTCGCCGCGCTCAACAGCTTCAGGAAGCACGAGCAGCGCCTCGCCAGGTACCAGCGGCACATGGCGCGCAAGAAGAAATTCAGCCGTAACTGGAAGAAAACGAAGGCCCGCGTGCAGAAGATTCACACTGACATCGCGAACGCCCGCAAAGACTTCCTGCACAAAGCTTCTGCAACGATCAGCAAAAACCACGCGCTCGTATGTATCGAAGACCTGCAGGTGCTCAACCTGGGCAAGTCGGCAAGGGGCAGCATTGAGGCGCCGGGCAAGAAGGTCCGGGCAAAGGCCGGGCTCAATAAGTCTATTCCCGACCAGGGCTGGCGCGAATTCCGGCGCCAACCCGAGTACAAGACGGCCTGGTCCGGCGGCCTGCTGCTCGCGGTACCGGCGCACAACACGAGCCGCACGTGCCCGTGCTGCGCACACGTCGCGAGGGAGAACCGGAAGACTCAAGCCCGGTTCGCGTGTGTGTCGTGCGGATACGGGAATCACGCCGACGTGGTCGGTGCAATCAATATTTTAGAGCGCGGACAGCGCTCGTTAGCCTGTGCTGATTCTTCGCCTGAGGTAAGGGCGTCGTGGCAGGAACCCGCCGAAGCGACTACGTAG
- a CDS encoding IS630 family transposase has product MSGRPKRELVLSESEFKQLKALMMRRKTAQALALRARIVLACAEGMDNKTVAAKLQLTQQTVSKWRARFVADRVDGLLDAPRPGAPRTIDDTHVDAVIAKTLESVPAGATHWSTRTMAREMKLSQTAVSRIWRAFGLQPHRQETFKRSSDPLFVDKVRDIVGLYLDPPLKAMVLCVDEKSQIQALDRTQPILPLAPGIPERRTHDYMRHGTTTLFAALDIVTGEVIGEVHRRHRSSEFLRFLRTIESSVPPHLDVHLVMDNYDTHKTPSIKAWFVRHPRFKVHFTPTSASWLNQVERWFATLTERYLRRGTHRSTRQLEDAIRHYLDVYKANPQPFIWSKSADEIPASLERFCMRVQKVAG; this is encoded by the coding sequence ATGAGCGGACGGCCCAAACGGGAACTCGTACTGAGCGAATCGGAATTCAAGCAACTGAAGGCGCTGATGATGCGGCGGAAGACAGCACAGGCGTTGGCGTTGCGAGCGCGCATCGTGCTGGCCTGTGCCGAAGGGATGGACAACAAGACGGTCGCGGCGAAACTGCAGCTTACGCAGCAAACTGTCTCTAAATGGCGCGCGCGATTTGTCGCAGACCGTGTGGACGGACTGCTTGACGCGCCACGCCCCGGTGCACCCCGGACAATCGACGACACGCATGTCGACGCGGTTATTGCGAAGACGCTTGAGTCCGTGCCTGCCGGGGCGACGCACTGGAGCACGCGCACGATGGCCCGCGAGATGAAGCTCTCGCAGACGGCGGTGTCGCGTATCTGGCGAGCCTTCGGACTGCAGCCGCATCGGCAGGAGACGTTTAAGCGCTCTAGCGATCCGTTGTTCGTCGACAAGGTGCGCGATATTGTCGGCCTGTACCTGGATCCGCCGCTAAAGGCGATGGTGCTGTGCGTTGACGAGAAGAGCCAGATACAGGCATTGGACCGCACGCAGCCCATATTGCCGTTAGCCCCAGGCATTCCCGAGCGACGCACTCACGACTACATGCGGCACGGTACGACCACGCTATTTGCGGCGCTGGACATCGTCACCGGTGAAGTGATCGGCGAGGTGCACCGGCGCCATCGCAGCAGCGAATTCCTGCGCTTCCTGCGCACCATCGAATCCAGCGTGCCGCCCCACCTGGATGTGCATCTGGTGATGGACAATTACGACACGCACAAGACTCCCTCGATCAAGGCGTGGTTCGTTCGTCATCCTCGCTTCAAGGTTCACTTCACACCCACGTCGGCGTCGTGGCTCAATCAGGTCGAACGCTGGTTCGCCACGCTAACCGAACGGTACCTTCGTCGCGGCACGCATCGTTCGACACGCCAGCTCGAAGATGCAATCCGGCATTATCTGGACGTCTATAAGGCCAATCCCCAGCCGTTCATCTGGAGCAAGTCGGCCGACGAGATTCCGGCCAGCCTCGAGCGGTTTTGTATGCGCGTTCAGAAGGTCGCGGGATGA